ACCTATGAACCTCAACGCCTTCAACAACCTCATACTCGGGCGTATTAGGGAAGTCACAAGTCACCACATGCACCTCAACACCCAACTTAACCAAGTTGATAGACAGATTGTAGACGTGGGGCGCTATACCCCCTATGATTCTAGGTGGAAACTCCCAGGTTAGCATAACCGCCTTTAAACCCATCCTGCCTCACACTTCGATAAGCTTCCAACACCCCCTCCAACCAACGCTCAGTATACGGCTTCACAACCTTAATCTTACCAGCCACACCACCAACCTTAGATGCGACTTCGCTCTTCATCCACTCTGAGCTAACAACTATACAATCTGCCTCTCTGCAGCCGAGCTCCTCCACACTCTCAATCGCTATGTTGAGTGGCGCCGCTGAGTTCGCGGAACGATGCCTCTCTAAACTATGTATAGTATAAACAAATGGTACTTCGAATCGATCTTTAAGAGCAAGCGCAGCGTCAACCGTTATCCATTCATGCGCATCTATCACATCGAATGAACCTAGGTTGTGAATTAGGTCAGCGGCAACAGCTTGTAGTCGTGTAGCGAAGAGAAGAGACCAGACGACGATGTTGGTTGTTACGCTGATAGGGGGCTTAACCCTCTTCACAACAACCCCATCGTCTACATCCACCCTCTCTTCTGAAGGAGCGTATGTTAACACATAAACTTCGACGCCTCCTTCTTTAAGCCTCCTAGCTAATCCACGCACGTACCAAGCCATCTCGCCTATGATATGTGGGGGATACTCCCAGCTCAGAATAATTACCCTCAAAGCGGTTCAACCGCTTTCTATTCTGCTAGCTAAAGCAGGAGCAGACTTTTATTATGCCTTTTGGGCTCAAATAATACGCCTTTTCACCACCCTCTGATATAGTGCTCTCAACGTAGCCTTGCGCTTCGCTGTGCCCAAGCAGCCTCTTTAACTCCTCTATGCTAATAGAGAGTATGGCAGCCAACTCATCAAGCTTCTTAGCGCGTTTGGCGGTGACCGCTCCGAGGTTATGCATATATAAGAGGGGTTTGTCCTCTTGCCCTAACTTGTCCTCAACCATCAGACCTTGTTCACCACAAAATACCTTTTTAAGCCTTTTGCACCCAGCCTGCGACTACACATCTTTATACCTGTAGGATAGAGTGGAGAATGGGTTGAGCCAACCCAAGGTCATCATAGTTGGGACGACTAAACCAGTGCTCAACTACGTTACAGCTTGCATAACTCTCTTCAATAACGGAGAGAAGCGGATAAGACTCAGGGCTAGGGGTCGAGCTATAAACGTGGCTGTAGAGGTAGTACAGCTGCTTAGGAGTAGGTTTATGAAAGATGTGGTCATCAACGCCGCTAACATTGACGGGGATGTTGTGGTCGGTAGGGATGGCGTACCTTTTAGAGTCGCTGTTCTAGAGCTGGAGTTGGTGAGAAGTAGTGGTAAACCGCTGTAAATCTTAGCTGTAAACGCCCCTTTACAGAGGTTTGTGAACCACCAATAATATAAGTAGCGGTAGCTGCAGCAGACCTCGGTTGGTGGATATGTTGAATATCACGATCTCAACCGCCAAACTAGGGGATGTGGATGCACCGCTTCTTGCCACACTAATACCGGAAGATGTAAAGCAGCCGAGCGGTCAGATGGTTGAACTCGATGAGTTATTGGGGGGAGGCGTGTCAAAAGCGCTCTCCTCAGAAGCATTCAAAGGAAGACTCTATTCCAGCTTCCTACTCTACACCGCAAACAAGATCAAGGCGGATTACATTCTGCTCGCAGGCTTAGGACCAAGAGAAGAGCTGTCGGCTGAATCTTTCCGAATCGCCTCAGGTGAAGCTGCGCTTCGAGCGTCAAATCTAGGTGCTAGAAGGTATGCGCTCTACCTTGACCCGAGATCTGCAGAGTTCGGTGAGCAGAAGGTCGTTGAAGCTGTCGCAGAGGGTGCTGAGTTAGCCCTCTACACCTACACACGCTACAAGAGCCAGCCTGATAAGAAGAGTGTTGAAGAACTTATTCTAATTACTGATCGAAGCGACAACATACCTCAACTGAAGAAGGTAGTCGAGGACGCTCAAAAGGTTTGTGAAGGGGTTAAGTTGGCGAGAGATCTGACGAACACGCCAAGCAGCGACTTGACACCGACTCTATTTGCTGAAGAAGCAAAGAGGGTTGCCGAGAAGGTCGGGTTAGAGTGTGTAGTATTAGGTTTAGAGGAGATCAAGCAACTCGGTATGAACGGGGTGTTGAGCGTCTCAAGAGGTAGCAGGGAGGAGCCCAAGGTGGTCATCCTAAGGTATAGAGGCGGTAAGGCGGATGAAAAGCCAATAGTCCTTGTGGGTAAAGGTGTGACGTTTGACAGCGGTGGCATATCAATTAAACCTTCTGAAAAGATGGAGGATATGAAGTATGATAAGGCGGGAGCCGCAGCGGTGCTAGCAACTGTATATGCTGCTGCCAGCTTACACATACCACTGAATATTGTAGCTATCGCTCCGCTTGTGGAAAACCTCCCAAGCGGCTCAGCCTATAAGCCTGGTGACGTCATAAAGCACTATGGTGGTAAGACCTCTGAGGTTATAAGTACGGATGCCGAGGGGCGCCTCATCTTGGCCGATGTGCTCGCTTATGCTGTGGATAAGGAGAAGCCTCAAGCAATAATCGACCTAGCCACCCTAACTGGCGCTTGCGTTGTCGCTTTAGGTTCTCAGGCTTCTGGGCTCTTCGGCAACGACCAGGCGCTTATCGAGAGGGTTAAGAGGGCTGCTGAGGCGAGTGGTGAAAGGGTTTGGCAGCTACCCCTATGGAAAGAGTATTCTGAGCAGATCAGAAGCGACGTAGCAGATATAAAGAACTCAGGGGGGAGAGCGGCTGGTGCGATAACGGCAGCCGCGTTTCTAAGCAACTTCATAGGCACAACACCTTGGGTGCATTTAGATATAGCTGGCACAGCCTATACTGCCGAGGATGGGACAAAGGTGAAGACATATACACCAAAAGGCGCTACTGGTGTAGGTGTTAGGCTGCTGATAAAACTGCTGAAAGAGTGGGCTTCCACTTCACCCTAAACCACACAATTTTTAGCCGCCTTAAGCGCTTTAGATGCTGATAGAGTATGGCTGTGGTTACGAAGGAGATTCGTGTGCAAACAAGAGGCGAATGTGACATAGTAAATTTGACTGATAGGGTGCAAGAAGCCGTAGGGAGCAGCGGGTTAAAAGACGGAGTGGTTGCAGTGTTTGTAGGAGGCTCAACAGCTGCGATAACAACTATAGAGTATGAGCCTGGGTTGCTGCAAGATCTACCAGCTGCTTTAGAGAGGGTCGCGCCTAAGAATGTTGAGTATAAGCATGAGGAGATGTGGCACGATGGTAATGGGCATTCACATGTTAGAGCGTCGATACTTGGACCTAGTCTGGTCGTCCCTTTCAAGGAGAGGCGGCTATGCTTGGGCACTTGGCAACAGATAGTCTTGGTCGAATTAGATATAAGGGCACGCTCAAGGAACATCATTCTACAGATTTTAGGGGAGTAAGGTTGAGGTTTGACGTGCCTCACTATAGGCAGACTACAGAATACACCTGTGGTCCAGCTTGCGTTATGATGGTCTTAAAGTTCTTTAACAAAGACATCGAGTTTAGTAAAAGAAGCGAGTTTGATATCTGGCGTGAGTGCAATATGATCGGTGCTTTGGGTGCAGATGTCTTCAGCCTCTCACTACCTCTTATAAAGAGGGGGCTGAAAGTGAAGATCTTAACTGAGAGAAAAGAAACGATTCCGATAAGGCGAATAGTGCAGAAATGGGGCGAAGAGAGGGGAAGAATTGCTAAGTATGTGATGCAACTATCATACGAGAAGGTGAGGAGCGCTGGAATGAAGATCGTCTTTAGAAGTCCTAAAGTAGATGATGTGAGAGAGGCGCTCGCTGAAGGTACTTTACCCATTGTCTTGGTGAATCTGTATGAGATGCACCGCTATAACATACCACATTGGGTTGTAGTTACCGGTTTTGATAGCGGATACGTGTATCTTAACGATCCGCTCAAAAGAAAAGGTGGCTACAGAGTGAAGGAGGACGTGTTCATTAGATCTATGGGAAGATTGGCTGCTAAAATAGGCGTGAGCAGAAGCCTACTTAAAGCTTGGCAGAGCTACTCTTGCAACTATCTTGCCAACCAAGTCTTGGGTTCATCTAAGTTAATGTCGTAGCTTAAGATAACTGTTCACTAATTCTTAGCCGCATTTTTGAAATCCTCAACTCTTCCACTTATCTTATGCCTCTCTTTGTTAGTTTCACGCCTCATTCATTTCGTCAGGTTAGTTAATGGTATGTGATTCAGCTTCAATTTCTCTCCTACCCTTTTCTTAAGCTGTGAGTTTATTTCTATGCCTATGCATCTTCTATCCAGCTTTAAGCAAGCTTTCATTGTTGTTCCTGAGCCTAAAACTGGGTCTACAACTAAGTCTCCTGGGTTGGATGAGACTTTTATGCATCTTTCAACCAGCTCGTCCGGCAGTTCGTTTCCTGCTGTTTCCTCTCCGT
The window above is part of the Nitrososphaerota archaeon genome. Proteins encoded here:
- a CDS encoding leucyl aminopeptidase; amino-acid sequence: MNITISTAKLGDVDAPLLATLIPEDVKQPSGQMVELDELLGGGVSKALSSEAFKGRLYSSFLLYTANKIKADYILLAGLGPREELSAESFRIASGEAALRASNLGARRYALYLDPRSAEFGEQKVVEAVAEGAELALYTYTRYKSQPDKKSVEELILITDRSDNIPQLKKVVEDAQKVCEGVKLARDLTNTPSSDLTPTLFAEEAKRVAEKVGLECVVLGLEEIKQLGMNGVLSVSRGSREEPKVVILRYRGGKADEKPIVLVGKGVTFDSGGISIKPSEKMEDMKYDKAGAAAVLATVYAAASLHIPLNIVAIAPLVENLPSGSAYKPGDVIKHYGGKTSEVISTDAEGRLILADVLAYAVDKEKPQAIIDLATLTGACVVALGSQASGLFGNDQALIERVKRAAEASGERVWQLPLWKEYSEQIRSDVADIKNSGGRAAGAITAAAFLSNFIGTTPWVHLDIAGTAYTAEDGTKVKTYTPKGATGVGVRLLIKLLKEWASTSP
- a CDS encoding YjbQ family protein — protein: MAVVTKEIRVQTRGECDIVNLTDRVQEAVGSSGLKDGVVAVFVGGSTAAITTIEYEPGLLQDLPAALERVAPKNVEYKHEEMWHDGNGHSHVRASILGPSLVVPFKERRLCLGTWQQIVLVELDIRARSRNIILQILGE
- a CDS encoding RNA-binding protein (Sso10b; forms dimers; interacts with silencing protein Sir2 which regulates Alba by deacetylation of a lysine residue which affects DNA binding affinity; binds double-stranded DNA tightly distributed uniformly and abundantly on the chromosome) gives rise to the protein MSQPKVIIVGTTKPVLNYVTACITLFNNGEKRIRLRARGRAINVAVEVVQLLRSRFMKDVVINAANIDGDVVVGRDGVPFRVAVLELELVRSSGKPL
- a CDS encoding glycosyltransferase, with the protein product MRVIILSWEYPPHIIGEMAWYVRGLARRLKEGGVEVYVLTYAPSEERVDVDDGVVVKRVKPPISVTTNIVVWSLLFATRLQAVAADLIHNLGSFDVIDAHEWITVDAALALKDRFEVPFVYTIHSLERHRSANSAAPLNIAIESVEELGCREADCIVVSSEWMKSEVASKVGGVAGKIKVVKPYTERWLEGVLEAYRSVRQDGFKGGYANLGVST